In a genomic window of Spiroplasma melliferum:
- a CDS encoding Spiroplasmavirus-related protein, producing the protein MLGMYLTTAVNFLAADTPTISGGMDSIWTGLGNAMMKVKDAVYAVLPQLMTFLGDAWIILIPFGIWVIIKILNFFRVMVKGF; encoded by the coding sequence ATGTTAGGTATGTATTTAACAACAGCTGTTAATTTTCTAGCTGCAGATACTCCTACTATTTCAGGAGGAATGGATTCTATTTGAACTGGATTGGGTAATGCGATGATGAAAGTTAAAGATGCTGTTTATGCTGTGTTACCACAATTAATGACTTTTTTAGGTGATGCTTGAATTATTTTAATTCCATTTGGAATTTGAGTAATTATTAAAATATTAAACTTTTTCCGTGTTATGGTTAAAGGATTTTAA
- a CDS encoding glucokinase: protein MNVLAIDLGGTSSKCAVFSEKKVIRCEFKVTTNKAAILQTIKEEIDQQLEKHQIDWSTISQIGFAIPGFLDEKNGIVALAGNLNWRNFNIKGEAEKIFQKPVHIINDANAAALAEYWDRIYDKKESLVLYTLGTGIGGGIVLNGQLWTGANGFAGELGHGGCFQTLFACTCGLENCIEPVSSATGLTKLINQTADENPGSLLNQLKEKEKHDLKLVDIKPLFDKNDELTIATITRGLIPLAYHIVTMLYILNPQIIILAGGVTNLGVKLKNILQELVKARIGDFMLKTFTIEISNLQDKAGMYGTGYYALSKMDETK, encoded by the coding sequence ATGAATGTTTTAGCAATTGACTTAGGTGGAACTAGTTCTAAGTGTGCTGTTTTTTCAGAAAAAAAAGTTATTCGTTGTGAATTTAAAGTTACAACAAATAAAGCAGCAATTTTACAAACCATAAAAGAAGAAATTGATCAACAATTAGAAAAACATCAAATTGATTGATCAACAATTAGTCAAATTGGTTTTGCAATTCCTGGTTTCTTAGATGAAAAAAATGGAATTGTTGCTTTAGCTGGCAATTTAAATTGACGTAATTTTAATATTAAAGGAGAAGCTGAGAAAATTTTTCAAAAACCAGTTCATATTATTAATGATGCTAATGCAGCTGCATTAGCAGAATATTGAGATCGTATCTATGATAAAAAAGAATCATTAGTTTTATATACATTAGGAACTGGAATTGGTGGCGGAATTGTTTTAAATGGTCAATTGTGAACAGGTGCAAATGGCTTTGCTGGTGAACTTGGTCATGGTGGTTGTTTTCAAACTTTATTTGCCTGTACTTGTGGATTAGAAAACTGCATTGAACCAGTTTCTTCAGCGACAGGTTTAACAAAATTAATTAACCAAACTGCTGATGAAAATCCGGGTAGTTTATTAAACCAATTAAAAGAAAAAGAAAAACATGATTTAAAATTAGTTGATATTAAACCATTATTTGATAAAAATGATGAATTAACAATTGCAACAATTACTAGAGGATTAATTCCATTAGCATATCATATTGTAACAATGTTATATATTCTAAATCCACAAATAATTATTTTAGCTGGTGGTGTTACTAATTTAGGGGTAAAATTGAAAAATATATTACAAGAGTTAGTAAAAGCACGAATTGGTGATTTTATGTTAAAAACTTTTACAATTGAGATTTCAAATTTACAAGATAAGGCAGGAATGTATGGGACAGGGTATTATGCTCTTTCTAAAATGGATGAAACAAAATAA
- a CDS encoding lichenan-specific PTS system IIA component, with protein sequence MKEINFEEISFGIITYAGMAKSNALIAIKSAKEGKTTDANNLIAEAEQNIIEAEKQHMTIIQEEAQGTKHQIPVLFMNAEDQMMTAQMVIELAKEFIELYDKLLAKKVLD encoded by the coding sequence ATGAAAGAAATAAATTTTGAAGAAATATCATTTGGAATTATTACTTATGCTGGTATGGCAAAATCAAATGCATTAATTGCAATTAAGTCTGCAAAAGAAGGAAAAACTACTGATGCTAATAATTTAATTGCAGAAGCAGAACAAAATATTATTGAAGCAGAAAAGCAACATATGACGATTATTCAAGAAGAGGCACAAGGGACTAAACATCAAATTCCCGTGTTATTTATGAATGCCGAAGATCAAATGATGACAGCACAAATGGTTATTGAATTAGCAAAAGAATTTATTGAATTATATGATAAATTACTTGCAAAAAAAGTTTTGGATTAA
- a CDS encoding outer surface protein, which yields MRLGVSLYPHLIAENYDLETYLTKCAKAKIKVIFTTLINVKKSDQKLFNRFLQLTKTANKLGIDVYGDVNGAVYEEFELDKNNREQVMDFFMTELGLKGIRFDEGISGEDVAKLTHNKEDIKIILNASSPTQELAFLLSLNANKNNLVGCWNFYPQRYTASSLMYFIEKKSIYKKLGIPLQVFVALQRNDAQGPWQYNDKLPSIEMHRDLTLDFQVRHFVALGVEDIIVSTQFLNDDEFTTLQNINLHLITLNLKTDRGVSPTEKGILLDQTIHFVRPDLAEYMIRSTLARIKYQDCDLPARPFNGKYFEKGDVVILNNKAQNYKGEVQIITKRIINDGIRNLVGQLDENEQKIVDCLLPNREFRFNLS from the coding sequence ATGCGTCTTGGTGTTAGTTTATATCCACATTTGATTGCAGAAAACTATGATTTAGAGACATATTTAACAAAATGTGCAAAAGCTAAAATTAAGGTTATTTTTACTACCTTGATTAATGTTAAAAAAAGTGATCAAAAGTTATTTAATCGCTTTTTACAATTAACAAAAACAGCAAATAAACTAGGAATTGATGTTTATGGTGATGTGAATGGTGCTGTTTATGAGGAATTTGAATTAGATAAAAATAATCGTGAACAAGTTATGGATTTTTTTATGACTGAATTAGGATTAAAAGGAATTCGTTTTGATGAAGGAATTAGTGGTGAAGATGTTGCAAAATTAACACATAATAAAGAAGATATTAAAATAATTTTAAATGCATCAAGTCCAACCCAAGAATTAGCATTTTTATTATCATTAAATGCAAATAAAAATAATTTGGTTGGATGTTGAAATTTTTATCCGCAACGTTATACAGCTAGTTCGTTAATGTATTTTATTGAAAAAAAATCTATTTATAAAAAGTTAGGAATTCCATTACAAGTTTTTGTTGCTTTACAACGAAATGATGCACAAGGACCTTGACAATATAATGATAAATTACCAAGCATTGAAATGCATCGTGATTTAACATTAGATTTTCAAGTTCGTCATTTTGTGGCCTTAGGTGTAGAAGACATTATTGTATCAACGCAGTTTTTAAATGATGATGAGTTTACAACTTTGCAAAACATTAATTTACATTTAATTACATTAAACTTAAAAACAGATAGGGGAGTATCCCCTACTGAAAAGGGGATACTCCTTGATCAAACAATTCATTTTGTTCGCCCAGATTTAGCAGAGTACATGATTCGTAGTACGCTTGCTCGGATTAAATATCAAGATTGTGATTTGCCTGCTCGGCCTTTTAATGGTAAATATTTTGAAAAAGGTGATGTTGTGATTTTAAATAATAAGGCACAAAATTATAAAGGTGAAGTTCAAATTATCACAAAGCGGATTATAAACGATGGTATTCGTAATCTCGTTGGTCAATTAGATGAAAATGAACAAAAAATTGTTGATTGTTTATTACCAAATCGAGAATTTAGATTTAATTTAAGTTAA
- a CDS encoding uracil phosphoribosyltransferase: protein MSFTVIKHPLILDKLTRMRKKESNSKVFKENLDEIAQLMAYEIFRNIELNEFEIETPVAKTKGYKIANDIVLFPILRAGLGMVDGIINLVPNAKIGHIGLYRDEKTLEPHEYFAKKPENINKANVLVLDPMLATGGSANLAIQKVKEWGATNIKLVCLVAAPEGKKCVEEHHPDVDIYVAALDERLDEHGYIIPGLGDAGDRIFGTK, encoded by the coding sequence ATGTCATTTACTGTAATAAAACACCCGTTAATTTTGGATAAATTAACAAGAATGCGCAAAAAGGAAAGTAATTCAAAGGTCTTTAAAGAAAATTTAGATGAAATTGCGCAATTAATGGCGTATGAAATATTTCGAAATATTGAATTAAATGAATTTGAAATTGAAACACCAGTAGCAAAAACAAAGGGATATAAAATTGCAAATGATATTGTTTTATTTCCAATTTTAAGAGCAGGATTGGGGATGGTTGATGGAATTATTAATTTAGTCCCAAATGCTAAAATTGGACATATTGGATTATACCGAGATGAAAAAACCTTAGAACCACATGAATATTTTGCCAAAAAACCAGAAAATATTAATAAAGCAAATGTTTTAGTTTTAGATCCAATGTTAGCAACAGGGGGCAGTGCTAATCTTGCAATTCAAAAAGTTAAAGAATGAGGAGCAACTAATATTAAATTAGTATGTTTGGTAGCTGCACCTGAAGGAAAAAAATGCGTTGAAGAACATCATCCAGATGTTGATATTTATGTTGCTGCATTAGACGAACGCTTGGATGAACATGGTTATATTATTCCTGGCCTAGGTGATGCAGGAGACCGTATTTTTGGAACTAAATAA
- a CDS encoding F0F1 ATP synthase subunit A — translation MAMNSSFGQFLAMDLIPDPNKSGMDAWSYTILLPQLITIVITTFIIMLLSIGYYKRLKKLGPTDVPTGLVLFAEITIKWVEKQVVDLMGPKYKFLTVYVMYLLLYIGIGNLMSVVGFESLATAYTVPLSMGLVTFLGIYYFGIKYQKLVYFKKFFINPLELLTQFVPLISISFRLFGNILGGTVIITLFTALMSFIWGHIPYIGPVDLLAGVFLPFLSIYFDVFDGLIQAYIFAILTIAYWAMEMKTETKEKKEKIIKVKKEQKVKNVNLNG, via the coding sequence ATGGCAATGAATAGTAGCTTTGGTCAATTTCTTGCAATGGATTTAATCCCTGATCCAAATAAAAGTGGAATGGATGCATGAAGTTATACAATTTTATTACCGCAATTAATAACGATAGTTATTACTACCTTTATTATTATGCTTTTATCAATTGGTTATTATAAACGCTTAAAAAAACTTGGTCCAACCGATGTTCCAACTGGTTTAGTACTTTTTGCTGAAATTACAATTAAGTGAGTTGAAAAACAAGTTGTTGATTTGATGGGACCAAAATATAAATTTTTAACAGTTTATGTTATGTACTTATTATTGTATATTGGGATTGGAAATTTAATGAGTGTTGTTGGGTTTGAATCACTTGCAACAGCTTATACTGTCCCATTATCAATGGGATTGGTTACTTTTCTTGGAATATATTATTTTGGGATTAAATATCAAAAACTAGTATATTTTAAAAAGTTTTTTATCAATCCGTTAGAATTATTAACCCAATTTGTTCCTTTGATTTCAATTTCATTCCGTTTATTTGGAAATATTTTGGGAGGAACAGTTATTATTACCTTGTTCACAGCTTTAATGAGCTTTATTTGAGGACATATTCCTTATATTGGGCCTGTTGATTTATTAGCTGGTGTATTTTTACCTTTTTTAAGTATTTATTTTGATGTTTTTGATGGTTTAATTCAAGCATATATTTTTGCAATTTTAACAATTGCTTATTGGGCAATGGAAATGAAAACAGAAACGAAAGAAAAAAAAGAAAAGATAATTAAGGTGAAAAAAGAACAAAAAGTTAAAAATGTTAATTTAAATGGCTAA
- a CDS encoding F0F1 ATP synthase subunit C — protein MINFMTIDLLSNMMTIWFMAGINDGFTKGMSLLGAGLAAIGCCGSGIGQGYTGGKAVEAIARNPEVESKVRTQYIIAAAITESGSIYALVIAIILAFVTG, from the coding sequence ATGATAAATTTTATGACAATAGATTTGCTATCAAATATGATGACAATATGATTCATGGCTGGAATTAATGATGGATTTACAAAGGGAATGTCATTATTGGGAGCAGGATTAGCTGCCATTGGTTGTTGTGGTTCAGGAATTGGACAAGGGTATACTGGTGGAAAAGCTGTTGAAGCAATTGCTCGAAATCCAGAAGTTGAAAGTAAAGTTCGAACACAATATATTATTGCTGCTGCCATTACTGAATCAGGGTCAATTTATGCATTAGTTATTGCAATTATTTTAGCATTTGTTACTGGTTAA
- a CDS encoding F0F1 ATP synthase subunit B → MSMTMWLMSKPIEPAEIINQLFPNLWVFIAHVIATVILLILLSKWVYNPFRKAMRARRNKIRELIQDAAEKQAKATIDQKEASKLLTTAKVEANSIIVAARTEAEAKRHQVLETAKAEVMQLNEQAHKEIQKEKEQYYDDIRKSIINVAFNAAEQLLGKEINKEKNEKLVEEFIKELE, encoded by the coding sequence ATGTCTATGACAATGTGATTAATGTCAAAACCAATTGAACCAGCAGAAATTATTAATCAATTATTTCCTAATTTATGGGTTTTTATTGCTCATGTTATTGCGACAGTTATTTTATTAATTTTGTTATCAAAATGAGTTTATAATCCATTTCGAAAAGCAATGCGTGCTCGTCGCAATAAAATTCGAGAATTAATTCAAGATGCTGCTGAAAAGCAAGCAAAAGCAACAATTGATCAAAAAGAAGCATCAAAATTATTAACAACGGCAAAAGTAGAAGCAAATAGTATTATTGTTGCAGCTCGAACTGAAGCAGAGGCAAAACGTCATCAAGTTTTGGAAACAGCAAAAGCTGAAGTTATGCAGTTAAACGAACAAGCCCATAAAGAAATTCAAAAAGAAAAAGAGCAATATTATGATGATATTCGAAAATCAATTATTAATGTTGCTTTTAATGCAGCTGAGCAATTATTAGGTAAAGAAATTAATAAAGAAAAAAATGAGAAATTAGTAGAAGAGTTCATTAAAGAATTAGAGTAG
- a CDS encoding F0F1 ATP synthase subunit delta, producing the protein MLISEKFIDNYAAALMDLALETKKIDHFLEVSNIIVELFKQEPDYIKLMMNADIPKEERKNILAKPFQKVIDPLILNALFLLIDREAFCYVRRIFKRLRKLINISYDVQYGNIYSTQPLTKKQITTIETKLSKKFGYHIELVNKIDSSLLGGVRIKIKHEIIDGSIAGQLETMRQKAIHNK; encoded by the coding sequence ATGTTAATTAGTGAAAAATTTATTGATAATTATGCTGCTGCTTTAATGGACTTGGCGCTTGAAACCAAAAAAATTGATCATTTCTTAGAAGTTAGCAATATAATCGTGGAATTATTTAAACAGGAACCAGATTATATTAAATTAATGATGAATGCTGACATTCCAAAAGAAGAACGAAAGAATATTTTAGCAAAACCATTTCAAAAAGTTATTGATCCATTAATTTTAAATGCCCTTTTTTTATTAATTGATCGCGAAGCTTTTTGCTATGTTAGAAGAATTTTTAAACGGTTAAGAAAACTAATTAATATTAGTTATGATGTTCAATATGGAAATATTTATTCAACACAACCATTAACAAAAAAACAAATTACAACAATTGAAACAAAATTAAGTAAAAAATTTGGTTATCATATTGAGTTAGTTAACAAAATTGATTCATCTTTATTAGGCGGAGTTCGAATTAAAATTAAGCACGAAATTATTGATGGTTCAATTGCAGGACAATTAGAAACAATGCGACAAAAAGCAATACATAATAAATAG
- a CDS encoding F0F1 ATP synthase subunit alpha — protein sequence MALNVNEISEIIKKQIKEYGKKIEIHEEGTVVTVGDGIALIDGLDNAMMSELLIFPNEIYGMVLNLEEGTVGAVLMGDDTTVREGDQVRRSGKIVETPVGDALLGRVVNALGQPIDGKGPLKAKKTRPVERIAPGVMTRKSVDEPMETGIMTIDAMIPIGKGQRELIIGDRQTGKTAIGIDTILNQKGKNVKCIYVAIGQKASTVAQIVEKLRAAGALEYTTVVSATASELAPLQYLAPYTGVTIGEEWMESGENVIIIYDDLSKHAVAYRTMALLLHRPPGREAYPGDVFYLHSRLLERAARVTKEYGGGSITALPIIETQAGDISAYIPTNVISITDGQIFLNNDQFNAGIRPAVDAGLSVSRVGSTAQIKAMKQVAGSLKLELAQYRELQAFAQFGSDLDDATKEVLEHGKRVIEILKQKQYSPLSQIDQAIILLAVKKKRIRWIPVGKIQEFKEEIIEHFNTKAKKYYTELAKVKAYSETLMTNIDNEIISVVKKITNKIADYKPEMFGQIEEWNQLGQ from the coding sequence GTGGCTTTAAATGTAAATGAGATTTCCGAAATAATTAAAAAGCAAATTAAAGAATATGGTAAAAAAATTGAAATTCATGAAGAAGGAACTGTTGTTACGGTTGGAGATGGAATTGCTTTAATTGATGGTCTTGACAATGCAATGATGAGTGAATTGCTAATTTTTCCGAATGAAATTTATGGTATGGTATTAAACTTAGAAGAAGGAACTGTTGGAGCCGTTTTAATGGGGGATGATACAACTGTTCGTGAAGGTGATCAAGTTCGCCGATCAGGAAAAATTGTTGAAACTCCAGTTGGTGATGCGTTGTTAGGGCGTGTTGTTAATGCATTAGGGCAACCAATTGATGGGAAAGGACCATTAAAAGCAAAAAAAACACGCCCTGTTGAGCGAATTGCGCCGGGAGTTATGACTAGAAAATCAGTTGATGAACCAATGGAAACAGGAATTATGACAATTGATGCAATGATTCCAATTGGAAAAGGACAACGAGAATTAATTATCGGTGATCGTCAGACAGGAAAAACAGCAATCGGAATTGATACCATCTTAAATCAAAAAGGGAAAAATGTAAAATGTATTTATGTTGCAATTGGGCAAAAAGCATCGACTGTTGCACAAATTGTGGAAAAATTACGTGCTGCTGGTGCATTAGAATATACGACAGTTGTTTCAGCCACAGCAAGTGAATTAGCACCATTACAATACTTAGCACCATATACAGGTGTTACTATTGGTGAAGAATGAATGGAATCTGGTGAAAATGTCATTATTATTTATGATGATCTTTCAAAACATGCTGTTGCTTATCGAACAATGGCACTATTATTACATCGCCCACCTGGCCGTGAAGCATATCCTGGTGATGTTTTCTATTTACATAGTCGTTTATTAGAACGCGCAGCACGAGTAACAAAAGAATATGGAGGCGGAAGTATTACTGCTTTGCCAATTATTGAAACACAAGCGGGTGATATTTCAGCATATATTCCAACTAATGTTATTTCAATTACTGATGGGCAAATTTTCTTAAATAATGATCAGTTTAATGCTGGGATTCGCCCAGCGGTTGATGCGGGATTATCAGTGTCACGGGTAGGTTCAACAGCACAAATTAAAGCAATGAAACAAGTTGCTGGTTCTTTAAAATTAGAATTAGCACAATATCGTGAACTACAAGCCTTTGCTCAATTTGGCTCTGATTTGGATGATGCGACAAAAGAAGTCTTAGAACATGGGAAACGAGTGATTGAAATTTTAAAACAAAAACAATATTCACCCCTTTCACAAATTGACCAAGCAATAATTTTACTAGCAGTTAAGAAAAAAAGAATTCGTTGAATTCCAGTTGGTAAAATTCAAGAATTTAAAGAAGAAATAATTGAACATTTTAATACAAAGGCCAAAAAATATTATACTGAATTAGCAAAAGTGAAAGCCTATAGCGAAACATTAATGACTAATATTGATAATGAAATTATTAGTGTTGTTAAAAAAATTACCAATAAAATTGCTGATTATAAACCAGAAATGTTTGGGCAAATTGAAGAGTGAAACCAATTAGGACAATAA
- a CDS encoding F0F1 ATP synthase subunit gamma, with amino-acid sequence MAVGTGLKKQITSITSTSKITQAMKLVATAKLKKVGKRISNSKPYFAEVYTVFNDIISKADDSIYQKKDGTKVSERTCWIIVNSNLGLCGGYNININKLVLQQLRKNDCIIAIGSKAETFYAHKGYEIMQTRKDIDINFSYDDAREFAQEILSGFNGNTYDEIKIAYTKFINNVTFDPTILQLLPIIKATQHEEPKHINVITEFEPDPTTILENAVPMYLNTILFSSIVESQVSEQASRRVAMENATDNANAMLEKLSLLYNRKRQAAITQEITEIVAGAGAQEN; translated from the coding sequence ATGGCAGTCGGAACAGGTTTAAAAAAACAAATTACTTCAATTACTTCAACATCTAAAATAACACAAGCAATGAAATTGGTAGCAACAGCAAAATTAAAAAAAGTTGGTAAACGAATTTCTAATTCAAAACCATATTTTGCTGAAGTTTATACTGTTTTTAATGACATTATTAGTAAAGCAGATGATTCAATTTATCAAAAAAAAGATGGTACAAAAGTTAGTGAACGTACTTGTTGAATCATTGTTAATTCAAATTTAGGTTTATGCGGTGGTTATAATATTAATATTAATAAGTTAGTGTTACAACAATTAAGAAAAAATGATTGTATTATTGCGATTGGTTCTAAAGCAGAAACATTTTATGCCCATAAAGGCTATGAAATTATGCAGACAAGAAAAGATATTGATATTAATTTTTCTTATGATGATGCTCGTGAGTTTGCACAAGAAATTTTATCTGGTTTTAATGGGAATACTTATGATGAAATTAAAATTGCTTATACAAAATTTATTAATAATGTAACTTTTGACCCAACAATTTTACAATTATTGCCAATCATTAAGGCAACGCAGCATGAAGAACCAAAACACATTAATGTCATTACTGAATTTGAACCAGATCCAACAACAATTTTAGAAAATGCGGTACCAATGTATTTAAATACAATTTTATTTTCATCAATTGTTGAATCACAGGTTTCAGAACAAGCATCACGGCGAGTAGCAATGGAAAATGCAACAGATAATGCAAATGCGATGTTAGAAAAATTATCGTTATTATATAACCGTAAGCGACAAGCAGCAATTACACAGGAAATTACCGAAATTGTTGCCGGAGCTGGCGCACAAGAAAATTAA